The following proteins are encoded in a genomic region of Magnolia sinica isolate HGM2019 chromosome 1, MsV1, whole genome shotgun sequence:
- the LOC131248289 gene encoding GPI mannosyltransferase 1-like gives MAWVEFRSLLLISALFRVLLIFYGEWQDSHMEVRYTDIDYVVFSDAASLVASGKSPYDRSTYRYSPLLAFLLVPNSIFHPSWGKFVFSASDLLVGLFMHSILKLRCVPEKLRLYTVAAWLFNPFTFTIGTRGNCEPIVCAMVLWVIISLMNGNILEAAFWYGLLVHFRIYPIIYSLPIILVLEPCYFRSGQKPTLGNWSLRQQKLSEGSNIKTVKPPKAFRRLLCYPWIFFKSMLTRERILFGFISGAVFFSWTALSFYLYGWEFLNEALLYHLTRTDPRHNFSIYFYHIYLHHEHRFSVVEKLISFLPQLMVQLVLSFSFAQDLPFCLFVQTVAFVAFNKVITAQYFVWFFCLLPLILPWSNMKLKWKGSACILSWVGAQIHWLMWGYLLEFKGKNVFIQLWLASILFLAANTWVVIMVIRHHRFSPIFIQSMVTNSTDTRKIDRPYMVAH, from the exons ATGGCTTGGGTCGAGTTCCGCTCTCTCCTTCTAATTTCTGCCCTCTTTCGCGTTCTCCTAATATTCTACGGAGAATGGCAAGATAGCCACATGGAGGTCCGATACACCGATATCGACTACGTCGTCTTCTCCGATGCCGCTTCTCTCGTTGCCTCAGGAAAATCTCCCTACGACCGCTCCACGTATCGATACTCGCCACTCCTTGCGTTCCTGCTCGTGCCCAATTCAATATTCCATCCCTCATGGGGGAAATTCGTCTTCTCCGCTTCCG ATTTGCTCGTGGGTTTGTTTATGCATTCCATCTTGAAGCTACGTTGTGTTCCTGAGAAGCTACGACTTTATACGGTGGCAGCTTGGCTCTTCAATCCATTCACCTTCACTATTGGCACCCGAGGAAACTGTGAGCCTATTGTCTGTGCCATGGTTCTGTGGGTCATAATTTCTCTTATGAATG GTAACATATTGGAAGCAGCATTTTGGTATGGGCTTCTCGTCCATTTTAGAATCTACCCCATCATCTATTCTCTTCCTATCATCTTAGTTCTTGAACCCTGTTACTTCCGATCTGGTCAGAAGCCCACCCTTGGGAATTGGAGTCTTAGACAACAAAAATTATCCGAAGGTTCAAATATAAAAACAGTTAAACCACCAAAGGCATTCAGGAGGCTGTTATGTTATCCATGGATTTTTTTCAAAAGCATGTTAACAAGGGAAAGAATACTGTTTGGGTTCATCTCTGGGGCTGTCTTCTTCTCTTGGACTGCTCTATCCTTCTATCTCTATGGATGGGAGTTCTTGAATGAGGCGTTGCTATATCATCTAACACGTACTGATCCAAGGCATAACTTCTCGATCTATTTCTACCACATCTATCTTCATCATGAACACAGATTCTCAGTGGTTGAGAAGCTCATCTCTTTCTTGCCTCAGCTGATGGTGCAGCTGGTTCTCTCCTTCAGTTTTGCGCAAGACCTCCCATTCTGTCTTTTTGTGCAGACAGTCGCATTCGTGGCATTCAATAAG GTCATCACAGCACAGTACTTTGTATGGTTCTTCTGTCTGTTGCCTCTAATTCTTCCATGGAGCAATATGAAGCTTAAATGGAAAGGTTCAGCTTGCATCTTGTCGTGGGTGGGAGCTCAAATCCATTGGCTGATGTGGGGTTATCTTCTGGAGTTCAAAGGCAAGAATGTCTTTATTCAACTATGGTTGGCAAGCATCCTCTTCTTGGCTGCAAATACATGGGTTGTTATCATGGTTATCAGACACCACAGATTCTCACCGATCTTCATCCAATCAATGGTCACTAATTCCACTGATACTAGAAAAATTGA TCGGCCTTATATGGTAGCCCATTAA